GGCGTACGCGCAGGACGCGATCTACCGGGCGGCGCACCACGGCGAGGACATCGTGCCGCCCTCCGGTACGGGCGCGCGGGCGCGACCGTTTCCGCTGCCCGCACCCGGAGAAGGCGTGAAGATCGTCGACGACCGCGGCCTGACGATCACCACGTTCTCGGTCGATCACGAGCCGGTTCGGCCCGCCGTCGGCTATCGGTTCGATTACAAGGGACGCTCGGTGTTGGTGAGCGGCGACACGAGCAAGTCGGCAAACCTCCAGCAATTTGCGGACGGTGTCGATCTGCTCGTCCACGAAGCCCTGGACCCCAAGCTGGTCGGGGGGCTCACTGAGGGAGCACGAAACGCGGAGCGACCACGCACCGTGAAGATCACGACCGACATTCTCAACTATCACGCGAGCCCGGTCGAGGTCGGGGAGATCGCGCGGGACGCCGGGGCACACGAGATTCTCTTCTATCACATCGTGCCGCCTCTCCTGTTCTCGACGATGGAGGAGATCTTCGTCGAAGGTGTCGCCGACGTCTTCTCGGGGCCCGTCACGGTCGGTAGGGACGGGACCTTCGTGAGCTTGCCGGCCGGGTCCGACGAGATCACGAAGCGGGACCTGTTCTAGGCTGATGCGTCGGCTCCCGGGAGAAGGATGAGATATGCTGAAGAAGGTACTGCTTGGGATCACCGGGCTGCTCGTGCTCGGCGTCGTCGTCGGTTGGTTCACGGTCGGCAAGGGCTTGTACGAAAGAATGCAACGCGTCGGCCGCGACACCCTGCCAGCGGACTACGCACTCCAGGACGACTCCAAGGTCCGCGCGCCGCAGCCCGAGCCGCACGTCGTGCAGCCGAAGAACGCCAAAGGCAACGTGTACTGGGGAGACACGCACGTCCACACCCACGAGAGCTTCGATGCGAAGATCTTTGGCACGACGGTGACGGTCGAGGACGCCTACCGCTTCGCACGGGGCGAAGCGCTGCGCAGTGAAGGCGGGGAGAAGATGCAGCTCTCGCGCCCACTCGACTTCGTCGCGATCACGGACCACGCCGAGGGCTTCGGATTGAGAACACGCTGCAACGAGCCGGATCTCACCTGGTTCGAGTCTCTCAACTGCTACCTCCTGGAGACGGCCAA
This region of Candidatus Binatia bacterium genomic DNA includes:
- a CDS encoding MBL fold metallo-hydrolase, translated to MIPRVAARNMQSSFLDDLPDGLHVGLCGAGSPLTDPERSGPCVAVVAGERLYVVDAGSGSSQNLGRMRMSQGEIDGILLTHFHSDHIDGLGQMLMQRWVNGAHTLPAPIHGPEGVEQVVAGFNQAYAQDAIYRAAHHGEDIVPPSGTGARARPFPLPAPGEGVKIVDDRGLTITTFSVDHEPVRPAVGYRFDYKGRSVLVSGDTSKSANLQQFADGVDLLVHEALDPKLVGGLTEGARNAERPRTVKITTDILNYHASPVEVGEIARDAGAHEILFYHIVPPLLFSTMEEIFVEGVADVFSGPVTVGRDGTFVSLPAGSDEITKRDLF